One stretch of Natranaerovirga pectinivora DNA includes these proteins:
- a CDS encoding SDR family NAD(P)-dependent oxidoreductase translates to MKIAVITGASSGLGNEFAKQISKKVKGIDELWLIARREDKLMALKESIKNVNCRVIPLDLTDRNTFTVYENLLKEHSPKICMLINSAGFGKMGSFDEIDINDQLEMVDLNIKSLLKMTHASMPYLIKNGRVIQIASSAGFMPQPSFNTYAATKSFVISFSRALNQELKERGIKVTAVCPGPVETEFFDVAGGEVSMSIKKLAMAKADVVVKKALDDSIKGKEISVYGPLMNVFRVMAKVLPHRLILSHIKYYNK, encoded by the coding sequence ATGAAAATAGCTGTAATAACAGGGGCATCATCGGGACTGGGCAATGAATTTGCAAAACAAATTAGTAAAAAGGTAAAAGGCATTGATGAACTATGGTTAATTGCTCGTAGAGAAGATAAGTTAATGGCTTTAAAAGAATCAATAAAAAATGTTAATTGTAGAGTAATCCCTCTTGATCTTACAGATAGAAATACATTCACTGTATATGAAAATTTATTAAAAGAACATTCTCCTAAAATATGTATGTTAATTAATAGTGCAGGTTTTGGGAAAATGGGAAGTTTTGATGAGATTGATATTAATGATCAATTAGAAATGGTAGACTTAAATATAAAAAGTTTATTAAAAATGACCCATGCTTCTATGCCTTACTTAATTAAGAACGGAAGAGTTATTCAAATAGCTTCTTCAGCAGGATTTATGCCTCAACCCTCTTTTAATACTTATGCAGCTACAAAGTCTTTTGTTATAAGTTTTTCTAGAGCACTCAATCAAGAGTTAAAAGAAAGAGGTATCAAAGTGACAGCTGTTTGTCCAGGACCAGTGGAAACGGAGTTCTTTGATGTAGCTGGTGGGGAAGTATCTATGTCTATTAAAAAGCTTGCAATGGCAAAAGCAGATGTGGTTGTAAAAAAAGCATTGGACGATTCTATAAAAGGCAAAGAAATCTCAGTGTATGGTCCTCTAATGAATGTCTTTAGAGTAATGGCAAAAGTTTTACCTCATAGATTAATATTGTCTCATATAAAATATTACAACAAATAA
- a CDS encoding RluA family pseudouridine synthase gives MKEINITELEAGQRIDKFLLKYFSQSTKSFIYKMLRKKRIKLNGKKASGAEILKEQDAIQLYLAEETIDKFSTLEVVSAKKEFDVVYEDDQVLIMNKPVGILSQKAKENDASLGEQIISYLLDQKELTHEQLKGFKPAVCHRLDRNTSGIIIAGKTIYALQTVTNLIKEKNIDKYYLCVVKGQVSGSKSIKGFLLKNEKTNKVQLVNKEITDALPIETEYTPIHSNGSYTILKVKLITGRTHQIRAHLSSIGYPIVGDYKYGNKSDNDKFKEKYNLKSQCLHASDIVFPKMEGALEHLSHKSFTAEPPKDFERVMQSVYNKG, from the coding sequence ATGAAAGAAATTAATATAACTGAACTAGAAGCAGGTCAAAGAATAGATAAATTTTTATTAAAATACTTTAGTCAAAGCACAAAGAGTTTTATTTATAAAATGCTCAGAAAAAAAAGAATAAAATTAAATGGTAAAAAGGCAAGTGGTGCTGAAATACTAAAAGAACAAGATGCCATTCAATTGTATCTTGCTGAAGAAACCATTGACAAATTCAGCACCCTTGAGGTTGTATCTGCAAAAAAAGAGTTTGATGTGGTTTATGAAGATGACCAAGTGCTTATTATGAATAAACCGGTGGGAATATTATCTCAAAAGGCAAAGGAAAATGATGCCTCCCTAGGGGAACAAATTATTAGTTATTTGTTAGATCAAAAAGAATTAACCCACGAACAACTTAAAGGCTTTAAACCTGCTGTTTGTCATAGGTTAGACAGAAACACCAGCGGTATTATAATTGCAGGGAAAACCATTTATGCACTGCAAACTGTAACCAATCTTATTAAAGAAAAAAACATAGACAAATATTATTTATGCGTTGTTAAAGGACAGGTAAGTGGCAGTAAAAGCATAAAAGGCTTCTTGCTAAAAAATGAAAAGACAAATAAAGTTCAATTGGTTAATAAAGAGATAACGGATGCATTGCCAATAGAAACGGAATATACACCTATTCATTCAAATGGCAGCTACACCATACTAAAAGTCAAATTAATAACAGGTAGAACCCACCAAATAAGAGCCCATTTGTCCAGTATTGGTTACCCAATTGTTGGAGATTACAAATATGGCAATAAAAGTGATAATGACAAATTTAAAGAAAAATACAACCTAAAGTCCCAATGTTTACACGCAAGTGACATTGTATTTCCTAAGATGGAAGGAGCATTGGAACATTTATCTCATAAATCTTTTACAGCAGAACCACCTAAAGATTTTGAAAGGGTAATGCAAAGTGTCTACAATAAAGGATAA